The following coding sequences are from one Ornithodoros turicata isolate Travis chromosome 1, ASM3712646v1, whole genome shotgun sequence window:
- the LOC135377485 gene encoding techylectin-5A-like: MPSAKWDLRTTSRNSGCSWNHAGEGVFQRRGQFGNPVYDFYRDWEAYKNGFGDPAKEFWLGNQLIHIMTSNKATSLRIVLTNRTGETLTAYYALFKIAGEDEQYELTVSGYTGDTGYDAFSGENGASFSTFDRDNDMDPDSNCAVTYRGAWWYKRCHLANLNGLNLNGAHTSYADGIEWSIRDGIEDLYHYSYPQVEMKMRDASFGTFAARTA; this comes from the exons ATGCCATCAGCGAAATGGGATCTGCGAACGACTTCACGGAATAGTGGGTGTTCTTGGAACCACGCAGGTGAAGGG gTTTTTCAACGGCGCGGACAGTTTGGAAATCCAGTGTACGACTTCTATCGAGATTGGGAGGCATACAAAAATGGTTTCGGGGACCCAGCGAAAGAATTCTGGCTAG GAAATCAGCTGATCCACATCATGACATCTAACAAGGCAACGTCACTCCGTATCGTACTCACGAATCGCACGGGAGAGACTCTCACAGCGTACTACGCTCTCTTCAAAATTGCTGGTGAAGATGAGCAGTACGAGCTCACAGTCAGCGGGTACACGGGAGACACAG GTTATGATGCATTCAGTGGGGAAAACGGAGCCAGCTTCAGCACGTTTGACAGGGACAACGACATGGACCCTGACAGCAACTGTGCCGTTACATACAGGGGGGCCTGGTGGTACAAGCGCTGTCACCTGGCAAACCTAAATGGCCTCAATCTCAACGGGGCCCACACGAGCTACGCCGACGGCATCGAATGGTCAATCAGAGACGGCATAGAAGACCTCTATCATTATTCCTACCCGCAGGTAGAAATGAAGATGAGAGATGCGAGCTTTGGAACTTTTGCTGCTAGAACTGcatga